A genomic stretch from Procambarus clarkii isolate CNS0578487 chromosome 14, FALCON_Pclarkii_2.0, whole genome shotgun sequence includes:
- the LOC138364582 gene encoding la-related protein 6-like, protein MAPTTWTVVGREPVCARPAPGEVHRQESRTALVMSEADTEDSSEARQHEVYFTSSESDGPHFLIHSTSEEDEDEGASRATAVSVTTMESLASTDVGSDCTSEGGEPLPAVDVSSLAPELVAALVKQVETYFSDCSLAKDLFLLKHVKRQREGFVSLKLLAGYKRIKTISRDWRVLAAALRTSTVLHVNAEGTKVKRKVPLPLTLRKDVLTSRTIVAVNIPAPQASMASLATLFSTYGTVASLQVFRPKPDGGGVAPELQSLLSRVSEVASTTCAVVEYEDVWGAARAFHEVVDPPMTLHVLHRSRRSSAQVNRTLTTPTPTLTPKGRRKSDGGVCAEALRERLKVGPVKYQQRRIVESSASECDEGASGRKRWRHGSRPDNRQPLPHRTSQNLVGSSRSVPSSPASSRRKETVAPLSITRVPRGPDGTRGFSGFRPIAQSSH, encoded by the coding sequence ATGGCGCCCACAACGTGGACGGTGGTGGGGCGGGAGCCAGTGTGTGCGCGGCCAGCCCCTGGTGAGGTGCACCGTCAGGAGTCACGCACGGCGCTAGTCATGTCAGAGGCCGACACCGAAGACAGCAGCGAGGCTCGCCAGCATGAGGTGTACTTCACGTCGTCTGAGAGCGACGGGCCGCACTTCCTCATCCACAGCACCAGCGAGGAGGACGAGGATGAAGGCGCGAGTCGGGCCACCGCGGTCTCAGTGACGACCATGGAGTCGCTGGCCTCCACGGACGTGGGCTCGGACTGCACTAGTGAAGGGGGCGAGCCACTGCCGGCGGTGGACGTATCGTCCCTGGCGCCGGAGTTGGTCGCTGCGCTTGTTAAACAGGTAGAGACCTACTTCAGCGACTGCAGCCTCGCCAAGGACCTGTTCTTGCTAAAGCATGTCAAACGTCAGCGAGAAGGATTTGTTTCTCTAAAGCTGCTCGCCGGTTACAAGAGGATAAAGACTATCTCGCGTGACTGGCGAGTGTTGGCAGCGGCGCTGAGAACTTCTACGGTGTTGCATGTTAATGCAGAGGGCACCAAGGTCAAGCGGAAGGTGCCCTTGCCACTCACGCTGCGCAAAGATGTGCTCACTTCGCGCACCATAGTGGCCGTGAATATTCCCGCTCCGCAGGCCTCTATGGCGAGCCTGGCCACACTCTTCAGCACTTACGGTACTGTTGCCTCCCTGCAGGTCTTCCGTCCCAAGCCTGACGGTGGCGGCGTGGCCCCGGAGCTGCAGTCATTACTGTCTCGCGTGTCCGAGGTGGCCAGTACTACCTGCGCTGTGGTAGAGTACGAAGACGTATGGGGTGCTGCCCGTGCTTTCCACGAGGTGGTCGACCCACCCATGACCCTCCACGTCTTGCATCGTTCACGCCGCAGTTCCGCGCAGGTCAACAGGACCttgaccacaccaacacccactctcactcCGAAGGGGCGACGAAAGTctgatggtggggtgtgtgccGAGGCTCTGCGGGAGCGGCTGAAGGTAGGGCCGGTTAAGTACCAACAGAGACGCATAGTGGAGTCCAGTGCCTCTGAATGTGATGAGGGAGCCAGTGGACGGAAGAGGTGGCGCCATGGGTCACGTCCCGACAACcgccagccactaccacaccggACTAGCCAAAATCTTGTTGGCAGCAGCAGGTCCGTGCCGTCCTCCCCGGCCTCCTCCCGGCGAAAGGAGACTGTCGCCCCCCTGAGCATCACACGCGTCCCGCGGGGTCCAGACGGTACCCGCGGCTTCTCTGGGTTCCGGCCCATAGCCCAGTCTAGCCATTAA